One genomic segment of Salminus brasiliensis chromosome 6, fSalBra1.hap2, whole genome shotgun sequence includes these proteins:
- the LOC140556917 gene encoding solute carrier family 35 member E2A, whose translation MPGSGRLGRFMFWRFLSPLRRSRQERVILARSESMPGEQVLKITITETTVIEADSGVWNSRALSYLCLWFFFSFCTLFLNKYILTLLEGEPSMLGAVQMLSTTVIGCVKMCVPCCLYQHKSRAEYPPNFLMIMLFVGLMRFTTVVLGLVSLKNVAVSFAETVKSSAPIFTVIMSRLILGEYTGLWVNMSLFPVMAGLALCTATEISFNMLGFSAALSTNIMDCLQNVFSKKLLSGDKYKFSPPELQFYTSAAAVIMLIPAWVFLMDIPVIGKSGRSFNLSQDVVLLLLLDGVLFHLQSVTAYALMGRISPVTFSVASTVKHALSIWLSILVFSNPITALSAVGTVLVFVGVMLYNKAKQIQRSTLQALALSTDLDQRPLLQESNIKAAD comes from the exons ATGCCTGGCAGTGGGCGGTTGGGGAGGTTCATGTTCTGGAGGTTCCTCTCCCCTTTAAGGAGGTCCAGGCAGGAGAGGGTGATTTTGGCTCGCAGCGAGAGCATGCCTGGAGAGCAGGTCCTCAAGATCACCATCACCGAGACCACGGTCATCGAAGCTGACTCAGGGGTGTGGAACTCCAGAGCGCTGTCTTATCTGTGCCTGTGGTTCTTCTTCAGCTTCTGCACGCTCTTCCTAAACAAGTACATCCTCACCCTTCTAGAGGGCGAGCCAAGCATGCTGG GTGCTGTTCAGATGCTCTCCACCACTGTCATCGGCTGCGTTAAGATGTGCGTGCCTTGCTGCCTGTACCAGCACAAATCCCGAGCTGAATACCCGCCCAACTTTCTCATGATCATGCTTTTTGTGGGTCTGATGAG GTTTACCACTGTGGTCCTCGGGCTGGTTAGCCTGAAGAACGTAGCTGTGTCGTTTGCAGAGACCGTGAAAAGTTCAGCGCCAATCTTCACTGTTATTATGTCAAGGCTGATACTGGGGGAATACACAG GTCTTTGGGTAAACATGTCGCTGTTTCCAGTAATGGCCGGTCTGGCTCTCTGTACAGCCACTGAAATCAGTTTCAACATGCTGGGCTTCTCTGCTGCTCTCTCCACCAACATCATGGACTG CTTACAGAATGTATTCTCTAAGAAGCTGCTAAGCGGGGACAAATATAAATTCAG CCCCCCAGAGTTGCAGTTCTACACCAGTGCTGCTGCCGTCATCATGCTAATTCCTGCCTGGGTCTTCCTCATG GACATACCTGTAATAGGAAAGAGTGGGCGAAGCTTCAATTTAAGCCAGGACGTCGTGCTGTTGTTGCTTTTGGACGGAGTCCTGTTTCACCTGCAGAGCGTCACGGCCTACGCGCTCATGGGACGCATCTCACCTGTCACCTTCAG TGTGGCCAGCACAGTCAAGCATGCCTTGTCCATCTGGCTCAGCATCCTCGTGTTCAGTAACCCCATCACAGCCCTCTCTGCTGTGGGTACAGTACTGGTGTTTGTGGGAGTTATGCTTTATAACAAAGCCAAGCAAATTCAGAGAAGCACGCTGCAAGCCCTCGCCCTATCAACAGACTTGGACCAGAGACCCTTACTTCAGGAGTCCAACATCAAAGCAGCAGACTGA